From one Halomarina ordinaria genomic stretch:
- the lipA gene encoding lipoyl synthase — MSRARKPDWLKMRPPSGERFTDIKQSLRERDLHTVCEEANCPNMGECWSGRSGPGTATFMLMGDRCSRGCNFCDVETGGMEPLDPDEPTNVADAVADIGLEYVVLTSVDRDDLDGQGADHFARTVRAIKDRDSSIRVECLIPDFQGDSTLVRGIIDAGPDVIAHNVETVARRQFPVRDRRAGYDLSLSVLDQVDRESDIYTKTSLMLGVGEYDHEVYQALSDLREVGVDIVTLGQYLQPSRSHLAVTEYVHPQKFETWRRVAEDEFDFRYCASGPMVRSSYKAGELFVDAVLDGESVEQARERARAES, encoded by the coding sequence ATGAGCCGAGCACGTAAGCCCGACTGGCTGAAGATGCGGCCGCCGTCCGGCGAACGCTTTACCGACATCAAGCAGTCGCTGCGCGAGCGAGACCTCCACACGGTCTGTGAGGAGGCGAACTGTCCGAACATGGGCGAGTGCTGGTCGGGCCGTAGCGGGCCGGGGACGGCGACGTTCATGCTGATGGGCGACCGGTGTTCGCGGGGCTGCAACTTCTGTGACGTGGAGACCGGCGGCATGGAACCGCTGGATCCCGATGAGCCGACGAACGTCGCAGACGCCGTCGCCGACATCGGCCTCGAGTACGTCGTCCTCACCTCCGTCGACCGCGACGACCTCGACGGCCAGGGCGCCGACCACTTCGCTCGAACCGTTCGCGCGATCAAAGACCGGGACTCCTCGATCCGCGTCGAGTGCTTGATTCCCGACTTTCAGGGGGATTCAACCCTGGTGCGGGGGATTATCGACGCGGGGCCGGACGTGATCGCGCACAACGTCGAGACCGTCGCGCGCCGCCAGTTCCCGGTGCGGGACCGCCGTGCGGGCTACGACCTGTCGCTGTCCGTACTCGACCAGGTGGACCGTGAGTCCGACATCTACACGAAAACCAGCCTCATGCTGGGCGTCGGGGAGTACGACCACGAGGTCTACCAGGCACTATCGGACCTCCGTGAGGTCGGAGTCGATATCGTGACGCTCGGCCAGTATCTCCAACCGTCGCGCAGCCACCTGGCCGTCACCGAGTACGTCCACCCCCAGAAGTTCGAGACGTGGCGCCGCGTCGCCGAGGACGAGTTCGACTTCCGGTACTGCGCGTCCGGCCCGATGGTGCGGTCGTCATACAAAGCCGGCGAACTGTTCGTCGACGCTGTACTCGACGGTGAATCCGTCGAACAGGCACGCGAACGAGCGCGAGCCGAGTCGTGA
- a CDS encoding DUF5058 family protein gives MDIANSRWLWLSTVPVVMVVLLQAAIFLRRAWKDGKEMGLSDEKLKTGFKTGVISAIGPSIAVLAGMLALIATIGGPVAWMRLTVIGSIAFELPAAELGLSQFGYSLGDEGISETAYATAVWAMTLGGTGWLLVSAFGTRHMEIVRTKISNGNEKLIPVISAAAMLGAFAYFLSGEVTAGTPETGAVAVGGLAMLALLHVADERDVQWVREWALGVAMLVGLLAAVAIEVTVGSWW, from the coding sequence ATGGACATCGCCAACAGTCGGTGGTTGTGGCTGTCGACGGTGCCGGTCGTGATGGTCGTCCTGTTGCAGGCCGCCATCTTCCTCCGTCGCGCGTGGAAAGACGGGAAAGAGATGGGATTGTCGGACGAGAAACTGAAAACAGGGTTCAAGACGGGCGTAATCTCGGCGATCGGGCCGTCGATCGCGGTGTTAGCTGGAATGCTGGCGTTGATCGCGACGATCGGTGGTCCGGTTGCCTGGATGCGGCTCACGGTGATCGGGTCGATAGCGTTCGAACTCCCGGCCGCCGAGTTAGGTCTCAGCCAGTTCGGATACAGCCTGGGGGACGAGGGAATCTCTGAAACAGCGTACGCGACGGCAGTCTGGGCGATGACGCTCGGCGGGACTGGCTGGCTGCTCGTCTCGGCGTTCGGAACGCGGCACATGGAGATCGTCAGAACGAAGATCAGCAACGGCAACGAGAAACTCATCCCGGTTATCAGCGCTGCAGCGATGCTCGGAGCGTTTGCGTACTTCCTGAGCGGGGAAGTCACGGCCGGGACACCGGAGACTGGCGCCGTCGCCGTCGGTGGGCTCGCGATGCTCGCACTGTTGCACGTCGCCGACGAGCGAGACGTTCAGTGGGTCAGAGAGTGGGCGCTCGGTGTGGCGATGCTCGTTGGACTGCTGGCTGCTGTGGCGATCGAAGTAACCGTGGGGAGCTGGTGGTAG
- a CDS encoding amidohydrolase, with translation MPTRTHLPTKRELVDLRREFHAFPEPGWREFWTTTRIVEELERLGVDRIHVGAEALDPDERLGVPDEQELSAWYERAVARTDRTDILEQLAGGHTGAVAVVERGDGPTVGLRVDIDALPIAESSDEDHRPAAEGFRSENEGYMHACGHDAHVTFGLGTLQAVVESDFTGTFKVFFQPSEELLGGGKAMASGSHIDDVDYLIGAHVGLDNPTGTVVGGIDEALAFARFDVTFTGESAHAGLAPNQGRNAVQALVDATSNIYGIPRHQEGATRVNVGELRSDNAANVVASEATATVEVRGESDELMEYMRDAVHRHVDAAAAAHDCEAGLSLIGEAIREDSDEELVGLVGEIADEVDGVSSVRRRDRLGASEDATFLMRAVKENGGKATYVGVGGGNPSGHHTPTFDIDEDSLQIGVSLLSDTALAILS, from the coding sequence ATGCCAACACGAACCCACCTCCCGACGAAGCGGGAACTCGTCGACCTCCGCCGTGAATTCCACGCTTTCCCAGAACCCGGATGGCGCGAGTTCTGGACCACGACCAGAATCGTCGAAGAACTCGAACGCCTGGGTGTCGACCGGATTCACGTCGGCGCGGAGGCACTCGACCCAGACGAGCGACTGGGCGTTCCGGACGAACAGGAACTATCCGCGTGGTACGAGCGAGCGGTCGCTCGCACGGACCGAACCGATATCCTCGAACAGCTCGCAGGCGGACACACTGGAGCTGTCGCAGTCGTCGAACGCGGTGACGGCCCAACTGTCGGGCTTCGCGTCGACATCGACGCGCTCCCGATCGCCGAGTCGTCCGACGAGGACCACAGGCCGGCTGCCGAGGGGTTCCGCTCGGAGAACGAGGGATACATGCACGCGTGCGGCCACGACGCACACGTTACGTTCGGACTGGGGACGCTCCAGGCGGTCGTCGAGAGCGACTTCACCGGAACGTTCAAGGTCTTCTTCCAGCCGTCCGAAGAACTCCTCGGTGGCGGCAAGGCGATGGCCAGCGGTTCGCACATCGACGACGTGGACTACCTGATCGGTGCTCACGTCGGGCTCGACAATCCGACTGGAACCGTGGTCGGGGGCATCGACGAAGCGCTCGCGTTCGCACGCTTCGACGTCACCTTCACCGGCGAGTCCGCGCACGCCGGATTGGCCCCCAACCAGGGCCGCAACGCAGTCCAGGCCCTCGTGGATGCGACGAGCAACATCTACGGCATCCCCCGTCACCAGGAGGGTGCCACGCGGGTGAACGTCGGCGAACTCAGGTCCGACAACGCCGCCAACGTCGTTGCCAGTGAAGCGACCGCGACAGTCGAAGTGCGCGGGGAGTCCGACGAACTGATGGAGTACATGCGGGACGCCGTCCACCGCCACGTCGACGCAGCGGCGGCCGCCCACGACTGCGAGGCCGGACTCTCGCTCATCGGGGAAGCGATCCGCGAGGACAGCGACGAAGAACTGGTTGGCCTCGTCGGCGAAATAGCGGACGAGGTCGACGGAGTGTCGTCAGTGCGCCGGCGTGATCGGTTAGGGGCCAGCGAGGACGCGACCTTCCTGATGCGCGCTGTCAAGGAGAACGGCGGGAAAGCGACGTACGTCGGCGTCGGCGGCGGTAATCCCAGCGGACATCACACGCCAACGTTCGATATCGACGAGGATTCCCTGCAGATCGGTGTGTCCCTCCTCTCAGACACCGCCCTCGCGATTCTATCATAG
- a CDS encoding ParA family protein has protein sequence MLAYSTYSEAGGVGKTTTAANLAVAHARAGLKPLVVPLDPQDGDLSRLFGVDERRTDSVDTLVRHMIRRPNGDFDDLVRTVEGVDIVPEHNMLSDLADFLQRERDQAEAMGEAFGMHAQLLRVLRDAGVPDRYDVLICDPPATEGPHLYNAINATRSLVIPLEPSAKGRAAVEGLEALVAGLEAQLDVDVGVLAAVPIGFKNTRDQRTILDEIDYPVPEVIGERASLMEGCWMQQCSAFEYVRSHRSKRRDYEVDTLAQFDRLARYLEQQVGIEAPHPPEPGDVDQEVMTA, from the coding sequence ATGCTCGCATACTCGACGTACTCCGAGGCCGGTGGGGTCGGCAAGACGACGACCGCCGCGAACCTCGCCGTCGCGCACGCTCGCGCCGGATTGAAGCCGCTGGTCGTCCCGCTCGACCCGCAGGACGGCGACCTCTCCCGGCTGTTCGGTGTCGACGAGCGCCGTACCGACTCGGTCGACACCCTCGTCCGGCACATGATTCGCCGGCCCAACGGCGACTTCGACGACCTCGTCAGGACCGTCGAGGGCGTCGACATCGTTCCGGAGCACAACATGCTCTCGGACCTCGCCGACTTCCTGCAGCGCGAACGCGACCAGGCGGAGGCGATGGGCGAGGCGTTCGGCATGCACGCCCAGCTCCTGCGCGTCCTTCGAGACGCCGGCGTCCCCGACCGCTACGACGTCCTCATCTGTGACCCACCCGCGACGGAAGGGCCACACCTCTACAACGCGATCAACGCGACACGGTCGCTCGTCATCCCCCTCGAACCCTCGGCGAAGGGTCGTGCAGCGGTCGAGGGGCTCGAGGCGCTGGTCGCCGGGCTCGAAGCCCAACTCGACGTCGACGTCGGCGTGCTCGCCGCCGTCCCGATCGGGTTCAAGAACACACGCGACCAGCGGACCATCCTCGACGAGATCGACTACCCGGTCCCCGAGGTCATCGGCGAGCGAGCCTCGCTCATGGAGGGCTGCTGGATGCAGCAGTGTTCGGCGTTCGAGTACGTCCGGTCCCATCGCTCGAAGCGTCGGGACTACGAAGTCGACACGCTCGCACAGTTCGACCGCCTCGCGCGCTACCTCGAACAGCAGGTCGGCATCGAGGCTCCCCACCCGCCGGAACCGGGCGACGTCGACCAGGAGGTGATGACGGCGTGA